In Picosynechococcus sp. PCC 7002, the following are encoded in one genomic region:
- a CDS encoding TMEM165/GDT1 family protein, which produces MTASHPPKQERPWSIWTVFGSTFLTIFIAEMGDKTQLATLLISAQAASPWVVFLGAALALVSTSLLGVIIGYWLARKLAPDILDMFVGVLLLVIAGLLIVDMLAA; this is translated from the coding sequence ATGACGGCCAGTCACCCCCCCAAACAGGAAAGACCCTGGAGTATTTGGACTGTTTTCGGCTCCACTTTTTTGACGATTTTCATTGCAGAAATGGGGGATAAAACCCAGTTAGCCACCCTCTTGATTTCGGCCCAAGCGGCTTCTCCTTGGGTGGTCTTTCTGGGGGCCGCCCTTGCCCTGGTCAGTACGAGCTTACTGGGGGTAATCATTGGCTATTGGCTCGCCCGGAAGCTGGCCCCCGATATTTTGGATATGTTTGTTGGCGTGCTGCTGCTCGTGATTGCGGGTCTTCTGATTGTGGATATGCTGGCAGCCTAA
- a CDS encoding TMEM165/GDT1 family protein → MDWQLLSLTFITVFLAEIGDKSQLAAIALGGSSKSPIAVFFGSVTALITTSLLGVIAGGAFAAFIPAQILKGLAAIGFATLAVRLLWHPTPADED, encoded by the coding sequence ATCGATTGGCAATTACTAAGTCTCACTTTTATTACCGTCTTCTTGGCGGAGATTGGTGACAAGAGTCAACTGGCGGCGATCGCCTTAGGGGGCAGTTCCAAATCACCCATTGCCGTATTTTTTGGCTCCGTGACAGCCCTAATTACCACCAGTCTTTTGGGTGTCATTGCTGGGGGAGCTTTCGCTGCGTTTATCCCTGCCCAGATTCTCAAGGGTCTAGCGGCCATCGGTTTTGCGACCCTCGCCGTACGGTTACTGTGGCATCCGACCCCAGCAGACGAAGATTAG
- a CDS encoding M20 metallopeptidase family protein translates to MVATVSLDAVLHKHRIRPTIQALQSEIVQWRRQIHQKPELAFRENLTAEFIAHKLTAWGIPHQTGIAETGIVALIEGHQKGKVLGIRADMDALPIQEENEVDYRSQHPGVMHACGHDGHVAIALGTAKYLQENRDSFRGAVKIIFQPAEESPGGAKPMIQAGVLHNPDVDAIIGLHLWNNLPLGTVGVRPGALMAAVESFDLRVQGKGGHGALPHQTVDAIVVGAQIVGALQTLVSRIVNPLDAAVVTVGEFKAGHAMNVIADYADLKGTIRYFNPQLEKTIGDRLETIVSGICQSYGASYKLDHVHLYPPTINDPAMAELVRSVAEATIETPLGVMPECQTMGSEDMSFFLREVPGCYFFLGSANPYFDLAYPHHHPRFNFDETALAMGVEMFVRCVEKYLA, encoded by the coding sequence ATGGTTGCCACCGTTAGCTTAGATGCCGTTCTCCACAAACACCGGATTCGTCCCACGATCCAAGCGCTCCAATCAGAAATTGTCCAGTGGCGTCGCCAGATCCACCAGAAACCGGAACTGGCATTTCGAGAAAATCTGACAGCAGAATTTATTGCCCATAAGCTCACGGCATGGGGCATCCCCCACCAAACGGGCATCGCTGAAACCGGCATTGTCGCCCTCATCGAAGGTCACCAAAAGGGTAAAGTGCTGGGCATTCGCGCCGATATGGACGCCCTACCGATCCAAGAGGAAAATGAGGTGGATTACCGTTCCCAGCATCCGGGAGTAATGCACGCCTGTGGTCACGATGGCCATGTGGCGATCGCCTTGGGGACAGCCAAATACCTCCAGGAAAACCGTGACAGTTTCCGGGGGGCTGTGAAAATTATTTTCCAACCCGCTGAAGAAAGTCCCGGTGGCGCAAAACCAATGATCCAAGCTGGGGTGCTTCACAACCCCGATGTGGATGCGATTATTGGCCTGCACCTGTGGAATAATCTTCCCCTGGGTACGGTGGGGGTACGACCAGGGGCATTGATGGCGGCGGTTGAAAGCTTTGACCTGCGGGTACAGGGGAAAGGGGGCCATGGTGCTCTCCCCCACCAGACTGTCGATGCGATTGTGGTTGGGGCGCAAATTGTCGGTGCACTGCAAACCCTTGTGTCCCGTATTGTGAATCCCCTCGATGCAGCAGTAGTTACGGTGGGCGAATTTAAAGCGGGCCACGCGATGAATGTGATCGCCGATTATGCAGATCTCAAGGGCACCATCCGCTACTTTAATCCCCAACTGGAAAAAACCATTGGCGATCGCCTCGAAACCATCGTCAGCGGCATTTGCCAAAGCTATGGGGCCAGCTACAAATTAGACCACGTACATCTTTACCCACCGACGATCAACGATCCCGCCATGGCTGAGTTGGTGCGTTCCGTCGCCGAAGCAACCATCGAAACCCCCCTAGGGGTGATGCCCGAATGTCAAACCATGGGCAGCGAAGATATGTCCTTTTTCCTGCGGGAAGTGCCCGGTTGTTACTTCTTCCTTGGTTCAGCCAATCCCTACTTTGATCTGGCCTATCCCCATCACCATCCCCGCTTTAACTTTGATGAAACAGCCTTGGCTATGGGGGTGGAAATGTTTGTCCGTTGTGTCGAAAAATACCTCGCCTAA
- a CDS encoding cupin domain-containing protein, producing the protein MQLHADLQERVVLDTNALPWQASPMAGVERRMLDRDGAEVARATSLVRYAPDSYFAEHTHGGGEEFFVLEGTFADEHGEYPPGTYVRNPVGSSHRPHSKTGCTIFVKLWQMDPADQTFVQVNTQEQAWMPGLVKGLSVLPLHNFQGENVALVRWEPGTYFQTHRHWGGEEIFVLEGTFEDDQGSYPAGTWLRNPADSIHTPFSQEGCIIYVKTGHLG; encoded by the coding sequence ATGCAACTCCACGCCGATTTACAAGAACGGGTTGTCCTCGATACCAATGCTTTACCCTGGCAAGCCTCACCCATGGCTGGGGTCGAACGACGGATGTTAGATCGGGATGGGGCCGAAGTCGCTCGTGCCACCTCCTTGGTGCGCTATGCCCCCGACAGCTATTTTGCAGAACATACCCACGGCGGCGGCGAAGAATTTTTCGTCCTGGAAGGTACTTTCGCCGATGAACATGGGGAATATCCTCCCGGCACCTATGTGCGTAATCCCGTCGGTTCTAGCCACCGTCCCCACAGCAAAACGGGCTGCACCATTTTTGTGAAACTCTGGCAAATGGATCCGGCGGATCAAACTTTCGTGCAGGTGAATACTCAGGAACAAGCCTGGATGCCTGGCTTAGTCAAAGGGTTATCGGTGCTGCCATTGCATAATTTTCAGGGGGAAAATGTTGCCCTAGTGCGCTGGGAGCCGGGCACTTATTTCCAAACCCATCGCCATTGGGGTGGTGAGGAAATCTTTGTCCTAGAAGGCACCTTTGAGGATGACCAGGGCAGCTACCCGGCAGGCACCTGGTTACGTAATCCCGCCGATAGTATTCATACTCCCTTCAGTCAAGAAGGTTGCATTATTTACGTGAAAACAGGACACCTCGGTTGA
- a CDS encoding vWA domain-containing protein, with amino-acid sequence MKVGLQALLSDAHLDATQAQSQRQLSFSIGAIASDFQDATLPLNLCLVLDHSGSMAGQPLRTVKEAAIQLVDQLREGDRLSVIAFDHKAKVIVPNQDVTDKAHIKAQIDRLEAAGGTCIDDGIKLGLQELASSPGKRAAQVFMLTDGENEHGDNGRCLEIAAVAAEHGVTLNSLGFGENWNQDVLEKIADAANGSLAYIETPNQALTEFERLLQRAQSVGLTNAQLLLQLSPGSRLADLKPLAQVAPETIELPVVKEGDFYGVRLGDLLTEAPRIILANLYIDQLPPGHQAIAQAQVRYDDPATGQTRLISEAIPITVDVQENYQPAPNPVVQQSILALAKYRQTQLAEDKLKVGDRQGAATLLQTAAKTAIQLGDTNAATVLQQNATQLQGGQDLSEGDRKRTRIAAKTMIQP; translated from the coding sequence ATGAAAGTCGGACTGCAAGCGCTCCTTAGTGATGCCCATTTGGATGCCACCCAGGCCCAAAGTCAACGGCAACTCTCCTTCTCCATTGGGGCGATCGCCAGTGATTTCCAAGACGCCACCCTGCCGCTCAATCTTTGTTTAGTGCTCGATCACAGTGGTTCAATGGCTGGGCAACCCCTCCGCACCGTTAAAGAAGCCGCAATACAACTGGTTGACCAACTGCGGGAAGGCGATCGCCTCTCGGTGATTGCCTTTGATCACAAAGCAAAGGTGATTGTCCCCAACCAAGATGTCACGGACAAAGCCCACATCAAAGCCCAGATTGATCGCCTTGAGGCCGCCGGGGGCACCTGTATCGACGATGGCATCAAGCTTGGGTTACAGGAGCTGGCCAGTAGTCCCGGTAAACGCGCCGCCCAGGTGTTTATGCTCACCGATGGCGAAAATGAACATGGCGATAATGGCCGCTGCTTGGAAATTGCCGCCGTTGCTGCCGAACATGGCGTCACCCTCAATAGTCTCGGTTTTGGCGAAAATTGGAACCAGGATGTCCTCGAAAAAATTGCTGATGCGGCCAATGGCAGCTTGGCTTATATTGAAACCCCCAATCAGGCCCTCACCGAATTTGAACGACTCCTCCAGCGCGCCCAATCGGTTGGTTTAACCAATGCTCAACTGCTTTTGCAACTTTCTCCCGGTAGTCGCTTGGCAGACCTCAAACCCCTCGCCCAGGTAGCCCCAGAAACCATCGAGTTGCCCGTGGTCAAAGAGGGCGATTTTTACGGTGTCCGCCTTGGGGATCTCTTAACCGAAGCGCCCCGGATCATTTTGGCCAATCTCTACATCGACCAACTGCCCCCCGGCCACCAAGCCATCGCCCAGGCCCAAGTCCGCTACGATGACCCGGCCACGGGCCAAACTCGGCTCATCTCAGAAGCGATTCCGATCACCGTAGACGTCCAAGAAAACTATCAACCAGCCCCGAATCCGGTGGTGCAGCAATCGATTCTCGCCCTTGCTAAATACCGACAAACCCAACTGGCCGAAGACAAGCTCAAGGTAGGCGATCGCCAAGGAGCCGCAACCCTCCTCCAAACGGCAGCAAAAACGGCGATTCAACTGGGTGATACCAATGCGGCCACTGTCCTCCAGCAAAATGCGACCCAACTCCAAGGGGGCCAAGACCTCTCCGAAGGCGATCGCAAACGCACCCGCATCGCCGCAAAAACAATGATTCAACCTTGA
- a CDS encoding RNA-binding S4 domain-containing protein encodes MTQMPTDDPTIQLDQFLKIMNLVATGGQAKMVIQGGFVEVNGETETRRKRKLRHGDLVSFEGTTLQVEFDE; translated from the coding sequence ATGACCCAGATGCCGACCGACGACCCCACAATTCAGCTTGATCAATTTCTGAAAATTATGAACCTTGTGGCGACGGGGGGCCAGGCCAAAATGGTCATCCAGGGGGGCTTCGTGGAGGTCAATGGAGAAACAGAAACCCGCCGCAAACGGAAATTACGCCACGGGGATTTGGTCAGTTTTGAAGGGACAACGCTCCAAGTTGAATTTGACGAGTAG
- a CDS encoding dienelactone hydrolase family protein, whose translation MSPLQTETVQIPNGDLQIAAYLSYPVSAEPLPAVIVVQEIFGVNGHIRDVTDRIARLGYVAIAPAIYQRLAPGFETGYTPEDVKVGRQYKEQTKATELLSDLQATIDYLYGRPQVKPTGVGSIGFCFGGHVTYLGATLPEIKATASFYGAGITTWCPGEATQTTLDYTSEIQGKLYGFFGMADASIPAAQVDQIETALKTHQVEHKIFRYEGAGHGFFCDRRASYNEQAAQAAWQEVQTLFAETL comes from the coding sequence ATGTCTCCACTCCAAACAGAAACGGTTCAAATTCCCAATGGCGATCTGCAGATTGCGGCTTACTTGAGCTATCCAGTTAGTGCGGAACCCTTGCCCGCTGTGATTGTGGTGCAGGAAATTTTTGGGGTTAATGGCCACATTCGTGATGTCACTGACCGCATTGCCCGCTTGGGTTATGTGGCGATCGCCCCGGCAATTTATCAACGGTTGGCCCCAGGATTTGAAACAGGGTACACTCCAGAAGACGTGAAAGTCGGACGGCAATACAAAGAACAGACTAAGGCCACAGAACTGCTTAGTGATCTCCAGGCAACCATTGATTATCTTTACGGTCGTCCCCAGGTGAAGCCCACGGGAGTCGGTAGCATTGGGTTTTGCTTTGGCGGCCACGTGACCTATCTGGGAGCGACTCTGCCGGAGATTAAGGCAACAGCGTCTTTTTATGGTGCTGGGATTACCACCTGGTGTCCCGGGGAAGCAACCCAGACAACCCTGGACTATACCTCTGAAATCCAAGGCAAACTCTACGGTTTCTTTGGGATGGCCGATGCGTCGATTCCGGCGGCTCAAGTAGATCAGATCGAGACGGCTTTAAAAACGCACCAAGTTGAGCACAAGATTTTTCGCTATGAAGGGGCAGGCCATGGCTTCTTTTGCGATCGCCGTGCCAGTTACAATGAACAGGCCGCCCAAGCAGCATGGCAAGAGGTACAGACTCTCTTTGCTGAAACCCTCTAA
- a CDS encoding LysM peptidoglycan-binding domain-containing M23 family metallopeptidase: protein MIPAPVTLATAPEVESPQLVAAVSSNSVSRVEPELPAIKHIVAEADTFWSIAQRYGVAPEAIATLNDLTVESTLVVGQALKIPAPSQQPIARYEIDSPAIAPSEQPTLPKPSVEVAALELPSQALMDADSARLEADAPTATLRAEQDKLVESIQALKSQPVEKVIFEAKTEAPQPETLVSSTALTPQAPTAAPKGVVTIPVPKPQDFSAPTAKAEPTPETLIANNAVSSPQRLPEPPQLQSPTPELVLEAKKEEKAEQARSVTLTVPPAQSNASTPLVRPQEKAATPAAPAEVLVAANTNAVPKTHVVRPGETLYAIARRYGISGRELIAANKLLNPNVIYVNQKLAIPARAQQPQPQKEFVALVPQMEVTQGVNRNSATLANAVSLPQPKLQAETGSVTAPDSDRITTEAAVEKLKTDIARLRREYQQQSTPIALKVPAPNVEFTSNERAVAPAPVVNPEWQGQPEPSATAPRTVEVPEAPQEIAAASPGNVANYNALLRLSVGETVSPDLPPLASPDEYLPGAEIFNGYIWPAKGTFTSGYGPRWGRMHRGIDIAAPTGTPIFAAANGEVITAGWNSGGYGNLVKIRHGDGSVTLYAHNSRIMVRKGQQVKQGQQIAAMGSTGFSTGPHLHFEIHPKGQGAVNPMAFLPKR, encoded by the coding sequence ATGATTCCTGCTCCAGTTACTTTAGCAACGGCTCCGGAGGTCGAATCCCCCCAACTCGTCGCTGCTGTAAGTTCAAATTCTGTCAGTAGGGTTGAGCCTGAACTACCCGCCATCAAGCACATTGTTGCTGAAGCTGATACGTTTTGGTCCATTGCTCAACGGTATGGCGTGGCCCCTGAGGCGATCGCCACCTTAAACGATCTCACTGTCGAAAGTACTCTAGTGGTTGGGCAAGCACTAAAAATTCCGGCCCCTTCCCAACAACCGATCGCCCGTTATGAGATTGACTCTCCGGCGATCGCCCCCAGCGAGCAACCCACGCTCCCCAAGCCCAGCGTCGAAGTTGCCGCCCTTGAGCTTCCTTCCCAAGCCCTCATGGATGCCGATTCTGCCCGCCTTGAGGCCGACGCACCTACCGCTACATTACGCGCCGAACAGGACAAACTCGTCGAAAGTATTCAAGCCCTAAAAAGCCAGCCTGTGGAAAAGGTGATTTTTGAGGCCAAAACAGAGGCGCCTCAACCCGAAACCTTGGTTAGCTCCACTGCTTTGACTCCCCAGGCACCCACCGCTGCCCCCAAGGGCGTTGTCACGATTCCTGTACCGAAACCCCAGGACTTCAGTGCGCCCACGGCCAAAGCGGAACCCACACCGGAAACCTTAATCGCTAATAATGCGGTTTCTAGCCCCCAGCGTTTACCGGAACCCCCCCAGCTCCAATCTCCTACCCCTGAATTGGTATTGGAAGCGAAAAAAGAAGAAAAAGCAGAACAGGCCCGCTCTGTCACCCTGACTGTTCCGCCAGCCCAGAGCAATGCCTCGACGCCTCTGGTGCGCCCCCAGGAAAAGGCCGCTACTCCAGCAGCCCCAGCGGAAGTATTGGTTGCAGCAAACACCAACGCCGTGCCCAAAACCCATGTGGTTCGTCCCGGGGAAACTTTATATGCGATCGCCCGTCGTTATGGCATCTCAGGGCGTGAATTGATTGCCGCTAATAAGCTGCTCAATCCCAACGTAATCTACGTCAACCAAAAGCTAGCGATTCCGGCTCGCGCCCAGCAACCCCAGCCCCAGAAAGAATTTGTGGCCCTTGTTCCCCAAATGGAGGTAACCCAAGGCGTGAATCGTAATAGTGCAACCCTAGCGAATGCCGTTTCTCTGCCGCAGCCCAAATTACAGGCAGAAACTGGTTCTGTAACCGCACCGGACAGCGACCGAATCACCACGGAAGCCGCCGTAGAAAAGCTTAAAACTGACATCGCGCGGCTACGTCGGGAATATCAACAGCAATCAACGCCCATTGCCCTCAAGGTTCCGGCTCCCAATGTCGAATTCACCAGCAATGAGCGCGCTGTGGCACCGGCACCGGTAGTTAACCCAGAATGGCAAGGACAACCTGAGCCTTCCGCTACGGCCCCCCGCACCGTGGAAGTGCCCGAAGCACCCCAGGAAATTGCAGCGGCTTCTCCTGGCAACGTCGCCAACTACAACGCGCTTCTGCGTCTCTCTGTTGGTGAAACCGTGAGCCCGGATCTGCCTCCCCTGGCCTCTCCCGATGAATATTTACCGGGCGCTGAAATCTTCAATGGTTATATTTGGCCGGCGAAAGGAACCTTTACCTCTGGTTATGGCCCCCGCTGGGGTCGGATGCACCGGGGGATTGATATCGCTGCCCCCACAGGCACGCCCATTTTTGCAGCGGCCAATGGTGAAGTGATTACGGCTGGCTGGAACTCTGGTGGTTATGGCAACCTCGTCAAGATCCGCCACGGTGATGGCAGTGTCACGCTATATGCCCACAATAGCCGGATCATGGTACGCAAAGGCCAACAGGTCAAGCAAGGCCAACAAATTGCAGCCATGGGGAGCACTGGTTTTAGCACGGGCCCACACCTCCATTTTGAGATTCATCCGAAGGGTCAGGGAGCAGTTAACCCGATGGCCTTCTTGCCGAAGCGTTAG
- a CDS encoding tRNA (cytidine(34)-2'-O)-methyltransferase — translation MPQLVLVHPQIPPNTGNIARTCAATDTELHLVGPLGFEIGDRHLKRAGLDYWPHVKLSFYPDLEHFLQAQATRGGRLLGYSVRGTSQYTEFTYQDDDWLLFGSETQGLPAELLQRCDATLTIPINKTHVRSLNLSVSAAVGLFEVRRQLGL, via the coding sequence ATGCCCCAACTGGTTCTTGTTCACCCCCAAATTCCCCCCAATACAGGTAATATTGCCCGCACCTGTGCGGCGACCGATACGGAATTACACCTCGTCGGCCCCCTAGGTTTTGAAATTGGCGATCGCCACCTAAAACGCGCCGGCCTAGATTACTGGCCCCATGTCAAACTTTCTTTTTATCCCGACCTTGAGCATTTCCTCCAGGCCCAGGCCACCAGAGGGGGGCGTCTCCTGGGCTACAGCGTCCGGGGCACGAGCCAATACACAGAATTCACCTACCAAGATGATGACTGGTTGCTATTTGGTAGCGAAACCCAAGGCCTCCCCGCAGAACTGCTCCAACGCTGCGATGCAACCCTAACTATTCCTATCAATAAGACCCATGTTCGGAGCCTTAATCTTTCCGTGAGTGCAGCGGTGGGTCTCTTTGAAGTGCGGCGTCAATTAGGGCTTTAG
- the gshA gene encoding glutamate--cysteine ligase: protein MLLSKGLEIEIYTGTPTGEIIGLSDQVVKALEGFVREPDNRNVEYTTPPCCSYESLLCAILQPRLQLRQFLKTLGNYTLIPGSTLSLGDASRFFRSDPQNPYHAYIEQTYGTDVVTASVHINIGIEDPEILMRACRLMRLEAPLILALSAASPFLDGRVTGSHSRRWQVFPKTPAQVPLFTSHQHFIDWTNEQLRLGTMQNVRHLWSSVRPNGDRRPYSLNRLELRICDLVIHPLQLLAIVAFVEARIQQLLAQPHLDPLKSSQLNPAHLLEITDANEQLAAQSSLEATLYHWRTGQPIQAVDWIQEIYTEVYPFAKQAGFACFLSPLQKLLREGNQAQQWLQAHRQGQPLEMIIQKAIAEAETLDQELAQYLCEPAALVA from the coding sequence TTGCTGCTATCAAAAGGTTTAGAGATTGAAATCTACACAGGCACCCCCACCGGAGAAATTATCGGCCTCTCCGATCAAGTGGTAAAGGCCCTCGAAGGCTTTGTGCGGGAACCCGATAATCGCAATGTCGAATACACCACGCCCCCTTGTTGCAGCTATGAAAGTTTGCTCTGTGCAATTTTGCAGCCCCGACTGCAACTGCGTCAGTTTTTGAAAACCCTGGGGAACTACACCCTCATTCCTGGCAGTACCCTCTCTCTCGGTGATGCGAGTCGCTTTTTTCGCTCGGATCCCCAAAATCCCTACCATGCCTATATTGAACAGACCTATGGCACCGATGTGGTGACGGCCAGTGTCCACATTAATATTGGCATTGAGGATCCAGAAATTTTGATGCGGGCCTGTCGGTTAATGCGCCTCGAAGCCCCGTTAATCCTGGCGCTAAGTGCGGCCTCGCCGTTTCTAGATGGTCGCGTGACGGGTTCCCATTCCCGCCGCTGGCAAGTGTTCCCGAAAACCCCGGCCCAGGTGCCCCTATTTACCAGCCATCAACATTTTATTGATTGGACTAATGAGCAACTCCGCCTGGGGACGATGCAAAATGTCCGACATTTGTGGTCTTCGGTGCGTCCCAATGGCGATCGCCGCCCTTATTCCCTGAATCGTTTGGAATTGAGAATTTGTGATTTGGTGATCCATCCCCTGCAATTGCTGGCCATTGTCGCCTTCGTCGAAGCAAGAATTCAACAGCTTTTGGCCCAGCCCCACCTCGACCCCCTCAAATCGAGTCAGTTAAACCCAGCCCACCTCTTGGAAATTACCGATGCCAATGAGCAACTGGCGGCCCAATCTAGCCTAGAGGCGACCCTCTATCACTGGCGCACAGGCCAGCCGATTCAAGCGGTGGATTGGATCCAAGAAATTTATACAGAAGTCTATCCCTTTGCGAAACAGGCGGGATTTGCTTGTTTTCTCAGCCCCTTGCAAAAGTTACTCCGGGAGGGGAATCAGGCTCAACAATGGCTCCAGGCCCATCGTCAAGGTCAACCTTTAGAGATGATTATCCAAAAGGCGATCGCCGAAGCCGAAACCCTCGATCAAGAATTAGCCCAATATTTGTGCGAACCCGCTGCCCTTGTGGCCTAG
- the cobA gene encoding uroporphyrinogen-III C-methyltransferase translates to MTPSTPVGKVYLVGAGPGDPGLFTLKGKTLLEMADVVVYDALVSEPILAMINPQAERIHAGKRRGRHSLPQEETTKILIEKAQEFAIVVRLKGGDPFVFGRGGEEMADLQAANIPVEIVPGITSGIAAPAYCGIPLTSRGYSCSATFVTGHEAAGKYRPQVNWQAIAQGSETLVIYMGIHNLPQIIPQLLAGGLTTDTPIALIRWGTRPDQEELLGNLGDIVQKVETTGFSAPAIAIVGRVVELHPQYDTLLHTAD, encoded by the coding sequence ATGACCCCTAGCACTCCAGTCGGCAAAGTTTACCTTGTTGGGGCAGGCCCCGGTGATCCTGGCCTCTTTACCCTAAAGGGCAAAACCCTCCTCGAAATGGCTGATGTGGTTGTTTATGATGCCTTGGTCAGTGAGCCAATTTTGGCGATGATCAATCCCCAGGCCGAACGGATCCATGCGGGGAAACGCCGGGGCAGACATTCACTCCCCCAGGAAGAAACCACAAAAATTTTGATCGAAAAAGCCCAGGAATTTGCCATTGTGGTGCGCTTGAAAGGGGGCGATCCGTTTGTTTTTGGGCGGGGCGGCGAAGAAATGGCCGATCTCCAAGCTGCAAATATTCCTGTCGAAATTGTCCCAGGCATTACCTCTGGCATTGCCGCTCCCGCCTACTGTGGCATTCCCCTCACCAGCCGTGGCTATAGTTGTTCGGCAACCTTTGTCACAGGCCATGAGGCCGCTGGCAAGTATCGACCCCAGGTCAATTGGCAGGCGATCGCCCAGGGTTCCGAGACCCTCGTGATCTACATGGGGATCCACAATCTGCCCCAAATTATTCCCCAGCTCCTCGCAGGGGGCTTAACCACAGATACCCCCATCGCCCTGATTCGTTGGGGAACGCGCCCGGATCAAGAAGAACTTCTGGGTAATCTTGGGGACATTGTCCAAAAAGTCGAAACAACGGGCTTTTCTGCGCCGGCGATCGCCATTGTGGGTCGCGTGGTAGAACTCCATCCCCAGTACGACACCCTGTTACATACGGCAGATTAA